The following proteins are co-located in the Cyprinus carpio isolate SPL01 chromosome B19, ASM1834038v1, whole genome shotgun sequence genome:
- the jtb gene encoding protein JTB, which produces MCTRVMESDCRIPMACLRPRILALHALFWGLVSLRVFGAALLSDEKAAVAVTKAVTAPCWQLEEFVVAKECSACEGLQSKTFSCRSTKMEEHLFWKFEGTVLALTVVFAILVVTRQRSLDRQASDKVRRQIESI; this is translated from the exons ATGTGCACCAGAGTGATGGAGAGTGACTGTAGGATCCCTATGGCGTGTCTGAGACCCCGGATCCTGGCCCTGCATGCTTTATTCTGGGGCTTAGTGTCTCTtag agTGTTTGGAGCAGCTCTTCTTAGCGATGAGAAGGCAGCAG ttgCGGTGACAAAGGCAGTGACAGCACCGTGTTGGcagctggaggagtttgtggtGGCTAAAGAGTGCAGTGCATGCGAAGGTTTGCAATCG AAAACT ttCAGCTGTCGCTCTACCAAAATGGAGGAGCATCTCTTTTGGAAATTTGAGGGCACAGTGCTGGCTCTCACTGTTGTCTTTGCAATACTGGTGGTCACTAGACAACGCTCGCTTGACCGCCAAGCCTCAGACAAAGTTCGGCGACAGATAGAGTCTATTTAG
- the si:ch211-191i18.4 gene encoding uncharacterized protein si:ch211-191i18.4, whose protein sequence is MSNVSVLLVALHCAVYIYSEISGVDSRPPDLEPTEPFSDDATEATRAVAEYNENLQRQLVPILKRKFNRLPGVCRRLKRRRITILCNTAKFCSAMTRSRHGHICSCPKRSKCTHFFLWSL, encoded by the exons atgtcaAATGTATCAGTTCTTCTCGTTGCGCTTCACTGTGCTGTATACATTTATTCTGAAATCAGCGGCGTGGATTCAAGACCGCCAGACCTCGAACCGACCGAACCGTTCAGTGACGACGCGACAGAAGCG ACAAGAGCTGTGGCAGAATATAACGAAAATCTTCAAAGACAGCTCGTGCCCATTTTGAAGAGAAAGTTCAACCGTCTTCCAGGCGTATGCAGACGTCTCAAGAGGAGGAGGATAACCATTCTG TGTAATACAGCAAAGTTCTGTTCTGCGATGACACGTTCTCGGCATGGCCACATCTGCTCCTGTCCAAAACGATCAAAGTGCACTCATTTCTTTTTATGgagtttgtga